From Candidatus Atelocyanobacterium thalassa isolate ALOHA, a single genomic window includes:
- a CDS encoding Mrp/NBP35 family ATP-binding protein: MLDHQSILNALQPVQDPELKKSLVTLNMIRNVSIKDSTVEFTLVLTTPACPLKELIIQDCEKALKELPEVQEVKINVTSETPVQKALPTQQSIPNVKNIIAVSSGKGGVGKSTVAVNTAVALAQMGAKVGLLDADIYGPNAPTMLGVEDYQVTVEKRPEGDILEPVLSNGIKMVSMGFLINPGQPVIWRGPMLTGIIRQFLHQVNWGSLDYLIVDMPPGTGDVQLTLAQSVPMAGVVIVTTPQNVSLIDAYRGIKMFEQLKTNILGIVENMSYFIPPDLPDHSYDIFGSGGGMKASQELQIPLLGLIPLEISLRQGGDNGVPILISHPQSASAKALKLIAQKIAGKVSMMALA; encoded by the coding sequence ATGCTTGACCATCAATCAATTTTAAATGCTTTACAACCTGTTCAAGATCCGGAGTTAAAAAAGAGTTTAGTAACTCTTAATATGATTCGCAATGTCTCAATAAAAGATAGTACGGTTGAATTTACCTTAGTATTAACCACTCCAGCGTGCCCTTTAAAAGAACTAATTATTCAAGATTGTGAAAAAGCATTAAAAGAATTACCAGAAGTTCAAGAGGTTAAAATAAACGTAACATCAGAAACTCCAGTGCAAAAAGCTTTGCCTACCCAACAGTCTATACCAAATGTAAAAAATATAATTGCTGTTTCTAGTGGGAAAGGAGGTGTTGGCAAAAGTACTGTAGCTGTTAACACTGCAGTTGCTTTAGCGCAAATGGGAGCTAAAGTTGGCTTACTTGATGCTGATATTTATGGACCTAATGCACCTACTATGCTCGGAGTAGAAGACTATCAGGTTACAGTTGAAAAGAGACCAGAAGGGGATATCTTAGAACCTGTTTTAAGTAATGGCATAAAAATGGTATCAATGGGTTTTTTAATTAATCCTGGTCAGCCAGTAATCTGGCGTGGTCCTATGTTAACCGGAATTATTCGTCAATTTTTACATCAAGTCAATTGGGGATCACTTGACTACTTAATTGTTGATATGCCTCCTGGAACAGGAGATGTTCAATTAACTTTAGCACAATCAGTTCCTATGGCTGGGGTCGTTATTGTTACTACACCACAAAATGTCTCTTTGATAGATGCATATCGTGGAATTAAAATGTTTGAACAGCTTAAAACCAATATTTTAGGTATTGTAGAAAACATGAGTTATTTTATCCCTCCAGATTTACCTGATCATTCTTATGATATTTTTGGATCTGGTGGAGGGATGAAAGCATCACAGGAACTACAAATTCCTTTGTTAGGACTTATCCCCTTAGAAATTTCTCTTAGACAAGGTGGAGATAATGGAGTACCTATTTTAATATCACATCCACAATCAGCGTCGGCCAAAGCTTTGAAACTTATTGCTCAAAAAATTGCTGGCAAAGTATCAATGATGGCTTTAGCGTAA
- a CDS encoding glucose-1-phosphate adenylyltransferase produces MKKVLAIILGGGAGTRLYPLTKLRAKPAVPLAGKYRLIDIPISNCINAKIQKIYVLTQFNSASLNHHLTHTYNFGPFSGGFVEVLAAQQTKENPSWFQGTADAVRQYLWLFNEWDVDEYLILSGDHLYRMDYDDFIKQHRITGADITLAVVPVNKTRASCLGLTKINNQGKVIRFFEKPSENELNQMQCKSSILGLSKEQAIKKPYMASMGIYVFNKKVLTQLLENNPEQTDFGKEVIPNAAVQYNLQAYLFDGYWEDIGTVQAFYEANLALNHQPNPAFSFYNEQSPIYTHARYLPPTKVFDSHITKSMISEGCIIKKCRIHNSILGIRSRIEMNCHIEDTMIMGADFYESSTVNSSYSSPKEIPIGIGKNSLIKHAIIDKNARIGENVIILNKNDIQESSREDEGFYICDGIVVIIKNAVIQSGTVI; encoded by the coding sequence GTGAAGAAAGTATTGGCAATTATATTAGGAGGTGGTGCAGGTACTCGTCTATATCCTTTGACTAAGTTAAGAGCAAAACCAGCTGTTCCTCTTGCAGGAAAATATCGTTTAATTGATATACCAATTAGCAATTGTATTAATGCAAAAATACAAAAAATTTACGTTCTAACTCAGTTTAATTCTGCTTCATTAAATCATCATTTAACCCATACATATAACTTTGGTCCTTTTAGTGGTGGATTTGTAGAAGTCTTAGCAGCACAACAAACAAAAGAAAATCCAAGTTGGTTTCAAGGAACAGCTGATGCTGTACGTCAATATCTTTGGTTATTTAATGAATGGGATGTCGATGAATATTTAATATTATCTGGAGATCATCTTTATCGTATGGATTATGATGATTTCATCAAACAGCATAGAATCACTGGCGCTGATATTACTTTAGCTGTAGTTCCTGTAAATAAAACAAGAGCTTCTTGTCTTGGCCTGACAAAAATTAACAATCAAGGTAAAGTCATTCGTTTTTTTGAAAAACCTTCGGAAAATGAATTAAATCAAATGCAATGTAAATCTTCAATTTTAGGTCTAAGTAAAGAGCAAGCAATAAAAAAACCTTACATGGCATCAATGGGAATTTATGTATTTAATAAAAAGGTGTTAACACAGCTTCTTGAAAATAATCCAGAACAAACTGATTTTGGAAAAGAAGTTATTCCGAATGCCGCAGTACAATACAATCTTCAAGCGTACTTATTTGATGGGTACTGGGAAGATATCGGAACTGTCCAAGCTTTTTATGAAGCTAATTTAGCTCTTAATCATCAGCCAAATCCTGCGTTTAGTTTTTATAACGAACAATCTCCTATATATACCCATGCACGTTACCTACCTCCTACTAAAGTTTTTGATTCTCATATTACAAAGTCAATGATTAGCGAGGGATGTATTATCAAAAAATGTCGTATTCATAATTCCATATTAGGAATTAGAAGTCGTATCGAAATGAATTGCCATATTGAAGACACGATGATAATGGGAGCAGATTTTTATGAATCTTCAACTGTTAATAGTTCGTATAGTAGTCCTAAGGAAATTCCTATAGGTATAGGTAAAAATAGTTTGATTAAACATGCAATTATTGATAAAAATGCACGTATTGGTGAGAATGTAATTATTTTAAATAAAAATGATATACAAGAGTCTAGTCGTGAAGATGAAGGATTTTATATTTGTGACGGAATTGTTGTAATTATTAAAAATGCAGTTATTCAAAGTGGAACAGTGATATAA
- the uvrB gene encoding excinuclease ABC subunit UvrB yields the protein MFQLKAPFKPTGDQPRAIEELILSLKEGNKFQTLLGATGTGKTFSIASVIDKIKKPTLILAHNKTLAAQLCNELRNFFPNNAVEYFISYYDYYQPEAYIPLSDTYIEKSASINDEIDMLRHSATRSLFERQDVIIIASISCIYGLGMPSEYLKASIPLEVGREINQRQLLRDLVNVQYSRNDMELKRGRFRVKGDILEIVPAYEDRVIRIEFFGDEVDSIRYLHPVSGDILEDLKKINIYPARHFVTRKDRLDASCKAIAEELEQQIVNFEQAGKLLESQRISQRTRYDLELLREVGYCNGVENYSRHLAGRESGESPECLIDYLPKDWLLVVDESHVTIPQIRGMYNGDQARKKVLIDHGFRLPSAADNRPLKSDEFWSKVNQCIFVSATPGEWELEKSEDKVIQQVIRPTGILDPKISVRPTKNQVDDLLGEIKDRVQRQERILVTTLTKRMAEDLTEYFQEREVKVRYLHSEIKSIERIEILQDLRNGEFDVLIGVNLLREGLDLPEVSLVAILDADKEGFLRGEKSLIQIIGRAARHINGQAILYGDKLTDSMIKAIEETERRRHIQSSYNDKNNIIPKSIISERNNSILNYLDISRSLDTEKLEEICDHIEEISLDKIPELIKQLESKMEKSANQLDFELAAKYRDQIKHFRDKMLGRL from the coding sequence ATGTTTCAGTTAAAGGCACCTTTTAAGCCAACAGGAGATCAGCCTAGGGCTATTGAAGAATTAATATTATCCTTAAAGGAAGGAAATAAATTTCAGACCTTGCTAGGAGCAACTGGAACAGGTAAAACATTTTCCATTGCTTCAGTAATCGACAAAATCAAAAAACCGACCTTGATCCTAGCTCATAATAAAACCTTGGCTGCCCAATTATGTAATGAATTAAGAAATTTTTTCCCTAATAATGCTGTGGAATATTTTATTAGTTATTATGACTATTATCAACCTGAAGCTTATATTCCTCTCAGTGACACTTATATTGAAAAAAGTGCCTCAATTAATGACGAGATAGATATGTTAAGACATTCAGCTACTCGCTCATTATTTGAGCGACAAGATGTCATTATTATCGCATCTATTAGTTGTATTTATGGATTAGGAATGCCCTCTGAATATCTAAAAGCCTCTATTCCCCTAGAAGTAGGAAGAGAGATTAATCAACGTCAACTTCTCAGAGACTTGGTTAATGTTCAATATTCCAGAAATGACATGGAGTTGAAAAGAGGACGATTTAGAGTTAAAGGAGATATTTTGGAAATTGTTCCTGCTTATGAAGATCGAGTTATTAGAATCGAATTTTTCGGAGATGAAGTTGATAGTATTCGATACTTACATCCAGTTTCAGGAGATATTTTAGAAGATCTTAAAAAGATTAATATTTATCCGGCACGTCATTTTGTTACGCGAAAAGATAGACTAGATGCCTCTTGTAAAGCTATTGCTGAAGAATTAGAACAACAAATTGTTAATTTTGAACAAGCCGGGAAATTATTAGAATCACAACGTATAAGTCAAAGAACACGCTATGACTTAGAACTTTTACGTGAAGTAGGATATTGTAATGGTGTTGAAAATTATTCTCGCCACTTAGCAGGAAGAGAATCGGGAGAATCTCCAGAATGTTTAATTGATTATTTACCCAAAGATTGGTTATTAGTCGTAGATGAATCTCATGTAACAATACCGCAAATTAGAGGGATGTATAATGGCGATCAAGCAAGAAAAAAAGTTTTAATAGATCATGGTTTTCGTCTTCCAAGTGCAGCTGACAATCGCCCTCTTAAATCAGATGAATTTTGGAGTAAAGTTAATCAGTGTATTTTTGTCTCTGCTACCCCTGGTGAATGGGAGCTTGAAAAGTCAGAGGATAAAGTCATTCAACAGGTAATTAGACCAACAGGTATACTTGATCCAAAGATATCTGTAAGACCTACAAAAAATCAAGTGGATGATTTATTAGGAGAAATTAAAGATAGAGTACAGAGACAGGAAAGAATTCTAGTTACCACTTTAACAAAACGTATGGCAGAAGACCTAACTGAATATTTTCAAGAAAGAGAAGTTAAAGTTAGATATCTACACTCTGAAATCAAATCTATTGAACGTATTGAAATTTTACAAGATTTAAGAAACGGAGAATTTGATGTTTTAATTGGGGTTAATTTGCTTAGGGAAGGGCTAGATTTACCAGAAGTTTCTTTAGTAGCTATATTAGATGCAGATAAGGAAGGCTTTTTAAGAGGTGAAAAATCTTTAATCCAGATTATTGGACGTGCAGCTCGACATATTAATGGTCAAGCTATTTTATACGGGGACAAACTTACAGATAGTATGATTAAAGCTATAGAAGAAACGGAAAGAAGAAGACACATACAATCATCATACAATGATAAAAATAATATTATCCCTAAATCTATAATTAGCGAGCGCAATAATTCTATCTTAAACTACCTTGATATTTCTCGCAGTTTAGATACCGAGAAACTTGAAGAAATCTGTGATCATATAGAAGAAATATCTTTAGATAAAATACCTGAGTTAATCAAACAGTTAGAATCTAAAATGGAAAAATCTGCAAATCAATTAGACTTTGAATTAGCAGCAAAATACAGAGATCAGATTAAACATTTTAGAGATAAGATGTTAGGACGCCTATAA
- the bchM gene encoding magnesium protoporphyrin IX methyltransferase — protein sequence MKINTDDKTIVKNYFNAIGFDRWQNIYGNGKVNKVQEDIRFGHQQTIDTVLKWLKSDGDLSGLVICDAGCGVGSLSIPLVKEGAIVSASDISEKMVTEARKRANDILENTDTINFYVQDLETLKGNFHTTICLDVLIHYPSDNAAKMINHLASLTNSRIILSFAPKTFYLTVLKKIGEFFPGPSKTTRAYQHNKDMIIQTLKQNGFKIQRTGMTSTKFYYSQIIEAIKE from the coding sequence ATGAAGATCAATACCGATGATAAAACTATTGTTAAAAACTATTTTAACGCTATAGGATTTGACAGATGGCAGAATATTTACGGCAATGGGAAGGTCAATAAAGTCCAAGAAGACATTCGCTTTGGACATCAACAAACTATTGACACAGTATTAAAATGGCTAAAATCGGATGGTGATTTATCTGGACTAGTAATTTGTGATGCTGGATGTGGTGTAGGTAGTTTAAGTATACCTTTAGTAAAAGAAGGTGCGATAGTTAGTGCTAGTGATATTTCAGAAAAAATGGTTACGGAAGCGAGAAAAAGAGCAAATGATATATTAGAAAACACTGATACCATTAACTTTTATGTTCAAGATTTAGAAACATTAAAGGGCAACTTTCATACAACAATTTGTCTTGATGTTCTAATTCATTATCCTTCTGATAATGCAGCTAAAATGATTAATCACCTAGCTTCGCTAACTAATTCTAGAATAATTTTAAGTTTTGCTCCTAAAACTTTTTACTTAACTGTTCTTAAAAAAATTGGTGAGTTTTTTCCTGGCCCTAGTAAAACAACTCGTGCATACCAGCACAATAAAGATATGATAATACAGACTTTAAAACAAAACGGTTTTAAGATTCAACGAACAGGAATGACTAGTACTAAATTTTATTATTCTCAAATTATTGAAGCAATAAAAGAATAA
- a CDS encoding M15 family metallopeptidase: MKNYSKIVIQDCKDELVPIPLEYFSVQDPHPYKKLGAIYGGKSPYYLRSMVLESLKSAQNYLQNKYEGWKLHIFDAYRPINVQQFMVDYTFSHLTREQGLNSKKLSILEKRNLLNQVYKIWAVPSKKYTSPPPHSTGAAIDLTLVNSKGCLLDMGCEIDDLSKKSHPFYYFHSKSSMEIAYNERREILNKIMSNYGFVRHPNEWWHFSLGDQMWAWQSNRKIAYYGRI, from the coding sequence ATGAAAAACTATAGCAAAATTGTAATCCAAGATTGTAAGGATGAGCTTGTTCCCATTCCTTTAGAGTATTTTTCCGTCCAAGATCCACATCCTTACAAAAAATTAGGAGCCATATATGGAGGTAAATCACCTTATTATTTGCGCTCCATGGTTTTAGAATCTTTAAAAAGTGCACAAAACTATTTACAAAATAAGTATGAAGGATGGAAGCTTCACATTTTTGATGCTTATCGCCCCATAAACGTACAACAGTTTATGGTGGATTATACTTTTTCTCACTTAACAAGAGAACAAGGACTAAATTCCAAGAAACTATCTATTTTAGAAAAAAGAAATCTTCTTAACCAAGTTTATAAAATTTGGGCTGTTCCCTCTAAAAAATATACTTCTCCACCACCGCACAGTACTGGAGCAGCAATCGATTTAACCTTAGTTAATTCTAAAGGATGTTTACTAGATATGGGGTGTGAAATTGATGATTTATCTAAAAAATCACATCCTTTCTATTATTTTCACAGTAAAAGTTCTATGGAAATAGCTTATAACGAGAGAAGAGAAATATTAAACAAGATTATGAGTAATTATGGATTTGTACGACATCCGAATGAATGGTGGCATTTTTCTCTTGGAGATCAGATGTGGGCCTGGCAATCTAATAGAAAAATTGCTTACTACGGTAGAATTTAA
- the bcp gene encoding thioredoxin-dependent thiol peroxidase, giving the protein MENLLSIGDPAPDFKINNQDGKEFCLGSISNKWLIVYFYPKDNTSGCTKEAKEFTELMPQFESFGAKIIGISPDSEKSHIKFINKHDLTIELLSDHNHEVAKKYDVWKLKKFMGREYMGIVRSTFLINLSKSISFIWFNVKVKNHGEIVLEKLQELSVK; this is encoded by the coding sequence ATGGAAAATTTATTAAGCATTGGAGATCCTGCTCCTGATTTTAAAATTAACAACCAAGATGGTAAAGAATTTTGTTTAGGGAGCATATCCAATAAATGGTTAATTGTATATTTTTATCCTAAAGACAATACATCTGGTTGTACAAAAGAAGCTAAAGAGTTTACAGAACTAATGCCTCAATTTGAATCTTTTGGGGCTAAAATTATTGGCATTAGCCCAGATTCTGAAAAGTCACATATTAAATTTATTAACAAACATGATCTAACTATAGAGTTATTATCTGATCACAATCATGAAGTCGCAAAGAAGTATGATGTTTGGAAATTGAAAAAATTTATGGGAAGGGAATATATGGGCATTGTTCGTTCTACTTTTTTAATTAATTTAAGCAAGAGTATTAGTTTCATTTGGTTTAATGTAAAAGTTAAAAACCACGGTGAAATTGTTTTAGAAAAATTACAAGAACTTTCTGTGAAATAG
- a CDS encoding DUF6825 family protein — MNNSVLNAFFLGRAFAEVLSEKIEESLTNTLSELSKLNAEQKEILNDFVQEVQTRAKTNFTQDDFSNATVNDFSSIDLQETIDDLRAEIARLKVELKNYQN; from the coding sequence ATGAATAATTCTGTTCTTAATGCCTTTTTCCTAGGTCGAGCATTTGCTGAAGTACTTAGTGAAAAAATTGAAGAATCTTTAACTAATACGCTTAGTGAGCTAAGCAAATTAAATGCTGAACAAAAAGAGATTTTAAATGATTTTGTTCAAGAAGTACAAACTCGTGCAAAAACAAATTTCACGCAAGATGATTTTAGTAATGCCACTGTAAATGATTTTTCATCAATAGATCTTCAAGAAACTATTGATGATCTAAGGGCAGAAATTGCTCGTCTTAAAGTTGAATTAAAAAATTATCAAAATTAA
- the rodA gene encoding rod shape-determining protein RodA: protein MPRPQRYNFQKKYKHFLSSCLSIFFEIDWLLLILIVSLTSLGGLTIKSTEINETSTNYLQHLLSGSIGFVIMLSIARFNYKNLMIWHWLIYCLTNVVLIAVIVFGVTANGAQSWIEIWGFNIQPSEFAKIGLIITLAALLHKNDGTKIVSVLQILGITFIPWVLIMCQPDLGTGLVFGAITLGMLYWANIHTGLLILLVSPIISTILFNIFFIAWIVWTIVMGIISWVTLPYRFISTIGIMTINFTVGKLSNIFWELLRDYQKDRLTLFLEPEKNPLGGGYQLIQSRIAIGSGELWGRGLFQGTQTQLDFVPEQHTDFIFSVIGEEFGFIGSIVILIIFWLICFRYVVVASKAKENFGSLLVIGVLSMTSFQVIINICMTVGLAPITGIPLPWLSYGKSALLTNFIALGLVESVSKHRQRKRL, encoded by the coding sequence ATGCCAAGGCCACAAAGATACAATTTTCAAAAAAAATATAAACACTTTCTTTCTTCATGTTTATCTATTTTTTTTGAAATTGATTGGTTATTATTAATACTTATAGTTAGTTTAACTAGTTTAGGAGGACTAACTATTAAAAGTACAGAGATCAATGAAACTTCTACTAACTATCTACAGCACTTGTTATCAGGAAGTATTGGTTTTGTCATAATGCTTTCAATAGCTAGATTTAATTATAAAAATTTAATGATATGGCATTGGCTAATTTACTGTCTGACAAATGTTGTATTAATAGCAGTTATTGTTTTTGGAGTAACTGCTAATGGAGCTCAAAGTTGGATCGAAATTTGGGGGTTTAATATACAACCTTCAGAATTTGCAAAAATTGGATTAATAATTACTTTAGCAGCGTTGTTACATAAGAACGATGGAACTAAAATCGTATCAGTATTACAAATTTTAGGAATAACATTTATCCCTTGGGTTTTAATAATGTGTCAGCCTGATTTGGGTACAGGACTTGTGTTTGGAGCAATTACACTAGGAATGCTTTATTGGGCAAACATACATACAGGTTTGTTAATTTTACTGGTTTCTCCTATTATTTCAACTATTCTATTCAACATTTTTTTTATTGCCTGGATTGTTTGGACAATAGTGATGGGTATTATTTCTTGGGTTACTTTACCTTATCGTTTTATCTCTACAATAGGGATTATGACTATAAATTTTACAGTAGGCAAACTAAGTAATATTTTTTGGGAATTATTAAGAGATTATCAAAAAGATCGTTTGACTTTATTTTTAGAACCTGAAAAAAATCCTTTAGGCGGTGGCTACCAATTAATACAATCCCGTATTGCAATTGGCTCAGGTGAACTATGGGGAAGAGGCTTATTTCAAGGAACTCAAACTCAGTTAGACTTTGTTCCGGAACAGCATACAGACTTTATCTTTTCAGTGATAGGCGAGGAATTTGGATTTATTGGCTCCATAGTAATTCTGATAATATTTTGGTTAATATGTTTTAGATATGTTGTAGTCGCATCTAAAGCAAAAGAAAATTTTGGCTCTTTATTAGTTATAGGGGTCTTATCAATGACATCCTTTCAGGTAATTATTAATATTTGTATGACAGTAGGGTTGGCACCTATTACGGGAATTCCTCTGCCTTGGCTTAGCTATGGAAAATCAGCTCTATTAACTAATTTTATAGCATTAGGATTAGTAGAATCAGTATCTAAACATAGACAAAGAAAAAGACTATAG
- a CDS encoding ABC1 kinase family protein — protein MSALPTKASSIHIKLSTKRKKYHWNSNNYSSNRRRLDIWLFFLSFMFKLWLNKKKISYRGGWTQEKLIKRKKILAIWIREKLLDLGPTFIKIGQLFSTRADLFSSEYVEELSKLQDEVPAFDYDEVKKIIENDLGKPLSQIFYYFDALPIAAASLGQVHKAILYSGEEVVVKVQRPGLTKLFTIDLAILKKITYYFQNHPSWGRGRDWIGIYNECYKILWLETEYLKEGRNADTFRRNFRNRNWVKVPRVYWRYTASRVLTLEYLPGIKINNYKELEALRLERKILARLNAEAYLYQILKDGFFHADPHPGNIAISKDGALIFYDFGMMGTIEPDLNKKLMNTFIAITQKNSDKIIFSLIELNILDPKVDIGPIRRSIQFMLDNFMNKSMQEQSISAIGDDLYEIAYNQSLRFPATFTFVIRAFSMLEGVGKGLDPDFDFMEIAKPFILDLINSSSQNTNNHLLNQFSSQMIELGNETLGLPNHINTTLKKLDQGDIKLEVRSAESNRILRQLKMIQIATIFGIFTSSLLICTTLLFINNYFNLALATILIALIPLWVVIRIVYRTKRFDKHF, from the coding sequence GTGTCTGCCTTACCTACAAAAGCTAGTTCTATACATATAAAGTTATCTACGAAAAGAAAAAAATACCATTGGAATAGTAATAATTATTCTAGTAACCGCCGTCGTTTAGATATTTGGTTATTTTTCTTATCTTTCATGTTTAAACTGTGGCTTAATAAGAAAAAAATTAGCTATAGAGGAGGATGGACCCAAGAAAAATTAATTAAGAGAAAAAAAATATTAGCAATTTGGATACGAGAAAAATTACTAGATCTAGGTCCAACTTTTATTAAAATCGGACAGCTTTTTTCAACGCGTGCTGATCTCTTTTCTTCTGAATATGTAGAAGAATTATCAAAGCTCCAAGATGAAGTTCCTGCTTTTGACTATGATGAAGTAAAAAAAATTATTGAAAATGATCTAGGAAAGCCTTTATCTCAGATCTTTTATTACTTTGATGCTCTTCCTATAGCAGCTGCAAGCCTTGGACAAGTTCATAAAGCCATATTATATTCAGGAGAAGAAGTTGTTGTTAAAGTACAACGTCCTGGTCTTACAAAGTTATTTACTATTGATTTAGCAATCCTTAAAAAAATTACCTATTATTTTCAAAATCATCCTAGCTGGGGTCGAGGAAGAGATTGGATTGGTATTTATAATGAATGTTATAAAATTCTTTGGCTAGAAACAGAATATCTTAAGGAAGGAAGAAATGCAGACACTTTTCGACGTAACTTTCGTAATAGAAATTGGGTAAAAGTACCACGAGTTTATTGGAGATACACTGCTTCTCGTGTTTTAACATTAGAGTATCTTCCTGGAATCAAAATTAATAACTATAAAGAATTAGAAGCTTTAAGGTTGGAGCGCAAAATATTAGCTAGATTAAATGCAGAAGCTTATTTATATCAGATACTTAAGGATGGATTTTTTCATGCCGATCCTCATCCTGGAAATATTGCAATTAGTAAAGACGGAGCCTTAATCTTCTATGATTTTGGAATGATGGGGACTATTGAGCCTGATCTTAATAAAAAATTAATGAATACGTTTATTGCTATCACTCAAAAAAATAGTGACAAAATAATCTTTTCTTTAATTGAATTAAATATATTAGACCCCAAAGTTGATATTGGTCCAATTCGCCGCTCTATACAGTTCATGCTAGATAATTTCATGAATAAATCTATGCAAGAACAATCTATCAGTGCTATAGGTGACGACTTGTATGAAATTGCTTATAACCAATCTTTAAGATTTCCTGCTACATTTACTTTTGTTATCCGAGCTTTTTCCATGTTAGAAGGTGTTGGGAAAGGATTAGACCCTGACTTTGACTTTATGGAAATTGCCAAGCCCTTTATTTTAGATTTGATAAATTCTTCTAGTCAAAACACTAATAATCACTTACTAAATCAATTTTCTAGCCAAATGATAGAACTTGGTAACGAGACTTTAGGTTTACCAAATCATATTAATACTACACTTAAAAAGTTAGATCAAGGTGATATAAAATTAGAAGTTCGTTCAGCTGAATCAAATAGAATTTTGCGTCAACTTAAGATGATACAAATTGCAACTATTTTTGGAATTTTTACTAGTTCATTATTAATTTGCACGACTCTCTTGTTTATTAATAATTATTTTAATCTAGCCTTGGCAACTATACTAATAGCATTGATACCACTATGGGTGGTGATTAGGATTGTATATAGAACTAAACGCTTTGACAAGCATTTTTAA